Genomic segment of Caldanaerobius polysaccharolyticus DSM 13641:
GTAAAGTACACATCGGTAAGGGATGAACCTGCCTCCTTAGGAACTACTTCCGAGTCAAAACCATCGCCGCCTAGTATAGGCGCCTTTATACCCATATCCCTTGCCTGCTTTATGATAAGCCCTACTTCGTTGTAATAACCTGGCACGTATATAACGTCGGCATTGTAGCCTTTTATCTTGGTTAAGACGCTGCGGAAATCTTTATCTTTTCCCTGGTAATACTCCACGCCCAGTATTTTCCCACCGTTTGACGTAAACACATCTTTAAAGCTGGCCGCCAACCCTTTGCTGTAGTCCGATGTGGTCTCGATGTACATAACGGCGGTCTTCGCTTTTAAATGTTCAAGCGCAAATTTAGCCATGCTGCCGCCCTGGAATGAATCGTTAAAACACGTCCTGAAAATATACTCTGCTACCCCACTAGGCGTTACGGTAACATCGTCAGCCGTTGCTGAACCAGTAATCAGGGGAATTTTGTTCTGCGTAACTACAGGTCTTACCGCCTTTACATTGCCCGATGTGGCAGGACCCAGTATAGCGACTACCTTTTGCCCTACCAGCTTGGTAGCCACATTGGTAGCCTCAGCGGCATCGGATTTGTTGTCTTGGATGACAAGGTTGATCTTTTTACCCAATACACCGCCTGCCTTGTTTATTTCGTCCACAGCCATTTTTATCCCATCCAGTGACGCCTGTCCGTACTGGGCAAGGTCGTTGGATAATTCATAATCCACACCTACGTTTATCGTATTTCCTCCTCCTGATGACGTGGATGCGCTCTTACACCCCGATAAAGCAAAAAGGCTAATCGCAATAATCGCAACAATCGCACTCAACCGTTTGAACATATTTCTCCCCTTTCTAAATCTAATACCTTTTAATATATCAGTGCAATAAAGTACAGTCAAGTTAAATTTGTTGAATAATTTCAACAATTTTTTAATCTTTATGCGATGATTTTTATACTACAAAAAATTAAGGTGCAGACGCGCTGCACCCGGAAACGCTTATATATCATCCACTTTAACCCACTGGCGTTGCTCTATGGAAACATCCACGGCCTCCAGGACCTGCTGGCACCTGACGCCGTCGTAGAAATTGGGTTCTGGCAGTTTATCTTCTGATACCGCTTTTATAAACTCGTACACCTCGTGTACAAAGGTATTTTCATACCCTATCACATGGCCTGCTGGCCACCATGCCGCCATATAAGGATGTACCGGTTCGCTGACCTGTACTGTCTTAAACCCTTGCTCACCCTCGGGGTCGTCCACCGAATAGTACTTTAACTCATTCATCCGCTCAAATTCAAACCTAATGCTGCCTTTGCTGCCGTTTATCTCAAACCACATGCCGTTCTTATGGCCTGTGGCAAATCGGGTAGCTTCTATAATACCCAAGGCGCCGTTCTTAAACCGGCATAAAAACAATGTGGCATCATCCACGTTGACATGAGCCCTGGGGGCACCTTTAGCCGCTCTGCCGCTTAATCCCGTCATCTCGCTAACCATAGGGCGTTGCTTTACAAAGGTCTCATTCATGCCCATGACCTCATCAAACTCCCCCACTAGATACCTGGCTATATCGATAAGGTGAGCGCCCAGGTCTCCCAGCGACCCTGAACCCGCAACCTCTTTTTGCAGCCTCCACACCAGAGGAAACTCCGGATCTATAATCCAATCCTGCAGGTAAAAACCTCTGAAGTGGAATATCCTGCCCAGCTTGCCTCCATCTATGAGCTTTTTAGCCAATCGCACGGCAGGAGCACACCTGTAGTTAAACCCCACCATGTGCTTTACACCGGCACTCTCTACGGCTTTAAGCATTTCTCTCGCATCAGAAAGGTTTAAAGCCAAGGGCTTTTCACAAAACACATGCTTGCCAGCCTCCGCTGCCGCTATGGCGATGTCCTTATGGGCATTACTGGGCGCCGTTATATCCACCATGTCAATGTCATCCCTGGAAATGAGCTCTTTCCATGACGTCACGTATCCTTCCCAGCCAAACCTCTCGGCGGCCGCCTTGACTCCCTCCTCATCTCGCCCACACAATAGCTTCATTCTAGGCCTTAACGGCATATTGAAAAACATGCTCACGTTTTTATAAGCAAAGCTATGGGCTTTACCCATAAATTTATAACCTACCAAGCCCACATTGAGCGTATCGCCCATAACCACATACCCCCTTTACCACTATTTATATTTACCTATCGAGAGTACCATACATAAGGCCTAACGGCAAAGGCGCAGGTCTCTCACAGGTGCTTTCAAGCATGTAGTGCTTTCCTTGCTGTGCAGCTATGTGGAATCCGTGCATTATCTCGAGGACGTGATACGTCAAGTGCCCACTGGCCCTATGGGGCCTACCCGAAATCAGTGCGTACGCCATATCCGACACTCCAATACCCCTGCTGTTTTCAGAATAGCCGTGGGTTAAAGGTACCTCTTTCCATTCTCCATGGTCTTTTCGCCTTATATATACAGGACCACCAAAGGTGTTGGGGTCTGGTACTATCAACGTGCCTTCAGAACCGTAAATCTCTATGCGCGGCAGCTGGCTATGCCATACGTCAAAGCTGGTTAAAATAACCCCGATGGCTCCGCTATTAAATTCCATTATTCCCGCTACATGGGTAGGAACCTCCACTTGAATCCTCTTACCGTATTTTTGTCTGCTGGTTATAATCCTCTCCGGAAAGGTTATCCTGGTACAACCTGTAACCCTCTTTACAGGACCCATCAGAGTCACCAAAGCTGTCAGGTAGTACGGTCCCATGTCAAACATAGGTCCTCCCCCTACCTGATAGTAAAATTCGGGATCCGGATGCCAGCTTTCGTGGCCGTGGCACAACATGAAAGCGGTAGCACCAATAGGCTCGCCAATCCAGCCGTCATCTATGAGCTTTCTACATGTTTGAATACCGCCTCCTAAGAAGGTATCCGGTGCACCACCTACCAGCAGACCTTTAGCCTTGGCCAGGTTAATGATACTTTTGCCATCCTCTAAAGTTATGGCCATGGGTTTTTCAGCGTAAATATTTTTCCCCGCATTAAGGGCTGCCATAGTAACCTCTGCGTGAGCTTTGGGAATAGTGAGATTGATCACTATCTGTATTTCTGGATCAGATAAAAGCTCATCCACCGTACAGGCCTTGGGTACGCCAAATTCCTGGGCTTTTGCCTTAGCCCTATCCATGA
This window contains:
- a CDS encoding Gfo/Idh/MocA family protein; translated protein: MVEKVKVGIIGCGNISGVYFKAGKIFENLEIVACADLIMDRAKAKAQEFGVPKACTVDELLSDPEIQIVINLTIPKAHAEVTMAALNAGKNIYAEKPMAITLEDGKSIINLAKAKGLLVGGAPDTFLGGGIQTCRKLIDDGWIGEPIGATAFMLCHGHESWHPDPEFYYQVGGGPMFDMGPYYLTALVTLMGPVKRVTGCTRITFPERIITSRQKYGKRIQVEVPTHVAGIMEFNSGAIGVILTSFDVWHSQLPRIEIYGSEGTLIVPDPNTFGGPVYIRRKDHGEWKEVPLTHGYSENSRGIGVSDMAYALISGRPHRASGHLTYHVLEIMHGFHIAAQQGKHYMLESTCERPAPLPLGLMYGTLDR
- a CDS encoding Gfo/Idh/MocA family protein, encoding MGDTLNVGLVGYKFMGKAHSFAYKNVSMFFNMPLRPRMKLLCGRDEEGVKAAAERFGWEGYVTSWKELISRDDIDMVDITAPSNAHKDIAIAAAEAGKHVFCEKPLALNLSDAREMLKAVESAGVKHMVGFNYRCAPAVRLAKKLIDGGKLGRIFHFRGFYLQDWIIDPEFPLVWRLQKEVAGSGSLGDLGAHLIDIARYLVGEFDEVMGMNETFVKQRPMVSEMTGLSGRAAKGAPRAHVNVDDATLFLCRFKNGALGIIEATRFATGHKNGMWFEINGSKGSIRFEFERMNELKYYSVDDPEGEQGFKTVQVSEPVHPYMAAWWPAGHVIGYENTFVHEVYEFIKAVSEDKLPEPNFYDGVRCQQVLEAVDVSIEQRQWVKVDDI
- a CDS encoding ABC transporter substrate-binding protein: MFKRLSAIVAIIAISLFALSGCKSASTSSGGGNTINVGVDYELSNDLAQYGQASLDGIKMAVDEINKAGGVLGKKINLVIQDNKSDAAEATNVATKLVGQKVVAILGPATSGNVKAVRPVVTQNKIPLITGSATADDVTVTPSGVAEYIFRTCFNDSFQGGSMAKFALEHLKAKTAVMYIETTSDYSKGLAASFKDVFTSNGGKILGVEYYQGKDKDFRSVLTKIKGYNADVIYVPGYYNEVGLIIKQARDMGIKAPILGGDGFDSEVVPKEAGSSLTDVYFTNHYSADDTDPKVVEFIKAFKEKYNKEPNAFHALAYDEMYFLADAIKRANSTDPQKIKDALASTKDFKGVTGTLSVDDKHNPIKSVVVVEWKGDKQVFVTKINP